The Mycobacteriales bacterium sequence TCGGTCACGAACCCGAGCGCAATCGCAGCCTGCGGCTCGACCGGCCCGCCCGCGAACAGCACGGCGGGCCGGCTGGCGATCTCCGCCACCGGTGGAACCACCTCGGTCAACGACGCAGCGCCCGGACGGTTGATGACCACTCCGAGCGCACCGTCGTCGCCATGTTCGAGGACGCTGATCACGGTGCGCGCGAACGTCGGCTCGAGCATCGTGGGCGCGGCGACCAGCAGCTTGCCCTTGAGCATCATCTCGGCCATCCGCGCCCTCACCGCGACGCGATCAGCCTGCTACCGGCGGCCTGGTCATGCTCTGACCGTATCGCCGCCCGTCGGCGGGCTGTGCGCAACCGGCCAGGCACACGAAGTACACCCTGCACGTCGTCACCAGGAAGTCTCGGTGGCACGTCGAAGTCCGTCGCTACGCACCGGTAGTCCGGCTGGTCGACGCGAGCGGGCCATGCGTGCGCGGCGAGCCCTACCAACCGGAAGACGTCGACTGGTCGGAGTGCTGCTGCTGTTCGCGACGAGTGCATCGTTCGCGGTCGTCTACATCGTCTCCGCCATCGTCGATGCGGCCCTGTCGCCACTCGTCGCGATCACGACGACGTACCTCTACTTCGACCTGCGGATCCGCGCCGAGTACGCCGATCGCGAACTCGCGCACGTCGACGTGCTTCCGGCCGAGGCCTGAGGGACCGTCCCGCTCAGCTGCCGGGGGGCCGGCCACGCCGGGGAAGCGGCGCCGCCTTCTTCGGCATCCGACCGGCGTCGGCCAGCGCATTGCGGAGCAGGATCTCGATCTGCGCGTTGACGCTGCGCAGCTCGTCATCCGCCCATCGGGCCAGCGCGTCGTGCACCTGCGGATCGATCCGCAGGAGTACTTGCTTGCGCTCGCGAGTCACGACGGGCTGGTCACGAATAGAGCGTGCCGGTGTTGACGATGGGCGATGCCGGCTGGTCGCCGCACAACACGACCATCAGGTTGCTGACCATCGCGGCTTTGCGCTCCTCATCCAGGTCCACGATGCCCTGGTCGTCGAGCTCCTCGAGCGCCATCCGGACCATGCCCACGGCGCCTTCGACGATCCGCGAGCGCGCTGCCACCACGGCATTGGCCTGCTGCCGGCGCAACATCGCCTGCGCGATCTCGGCGGAGTAGGCGAGGTGGCTGATGCGAACCTCGACGATCTCGAGCCCGGCCAGCGCCACCCGTTGCGCCACCTCTTGTGCCAGCTCCCCTGCCACCACGTCGGTCGATCCCCGAAGCGAGGTGCCGCCCTCGTTCGAGTTGTCGTAGGGATGGCTGGTCGCGACGTGCCGCAGCGCCGACTCGGCCTGCACCCGGATGAAGTCGAGGTAGTTGTCGACGGCGTAGTTCGCCTTGGCCGTGTCTGCGACCTGCCAGACGACGATCGCGGCGATCTCGACCGGGTTGCCGTCGGCGTCGTTGACTTTCAGGTGGTTGGTCTCGAAGTTGCGTACCCGGACGCTGATTCCCTTGCGGTTGGTCAGGGGCAGAACCCACCGGAAGCCGGGCTTGCGGACCGTCCCGATGTAGGTGCCGAAGAACTGGATCACCGACGTGTGGCCCGGTGGCACGATGACCAGCGAGCCGATCACGAGCCCGGCGAGCACCACCGGGATCGCTGCCGTTCCTGGCGCGCCGGTCTGCGCCAGCAGGATCGCGAGGACGACGCATACCGCCAGGAACAGCACGCCCCACCAACCGTTGATCGCCAGCGCCGGATGCTCGGAGATGGTGACCCTTGCTCCGCCGTGCCCGACCGGGCTGGCATCCACCGGCGGCACGGGCTCTTGGTTGCTCATCGTCGTGTCCTCTCAAAAGTGATATCTAATTACTATCACCTTTCGGAGCGGCGGTCCAGCGCCGGCCGGTCGTGGCCGCCACAACAACACGACTGGGCGCAGCCCCGGCTCGAAGCGTTCGATGCGCACGCGGGAGGCTAGCCGCGATGGGTCAGGGCGGATGAACGAGAGCCGATGGGCAACGGCGACCGGAGGGCAGGGCGTCGAGGCCTTCAACGCGCGGTTCGCCGCACTCGCCGCGGCCGGTGCCGATCTGCACGGCGAGGCGCGGTTCGTGGCATCGCTGGCTCGCGCGGGCGGGTTGGTTCTCGACGCTGGATGCGGCACCGGTCGGGTTGCGCTCAAGCTCGCCGAGCTCGGCTTCCGGTGTGTCGGCATCGATAGTGACCCGGCGATGCTGGCGCAGGCGCGCGAGACGTCGACCGACGTCCGCTGGGTGCTCGCCGACCTGCTCGACGTCGATCAGCTCGCGGAGCACTTCGACCTGGTGGTGACGGCAGGAAACGTGATGCCGCTGCTCGCACCCGGCACCGAGGCCGAAGTCGTGGGCTTGCTTGCCGACCGGCTGGCGCCCGGCGGCCTCCTGGTGGCGGGATTCGGCCTGGACCCGGCTCACCTGCCGCTTGCGGAGGCGCCGTTCGGGCTGCCCGACTACGACCGCTGGTGCGCGGCGGCCGGTCTGGAGCTCGTCGAGAGGTTCGCGACCTGGGACCGCACGCCGTACGAGAGCGGCGGCTATGCCGTCAGCGTGCACCGCCGGCCCGGCTAGCGCACCACGGATCGCGACCGATGGCTGACCGCGCCGAGATCGTCGCCCGCCTGCGCCGCGCCGGTTGTGTGTACGCGGAGGACGAGGCCGCGCTGATCCTTGCCGAGACCTCGGCGCCGGCCGAGGTCGAACGGATGGTGGCGGCCCGGGTCGCCGGCGCTCCGCTCGAACACGTCCTCGGCTGGGCGCAGTTCGCCGGCCGCCGGATCGCGGTCGACCCCAGCGTGTTCGTGCCCCGACGGCGTACCGAGCTGCTGGTCCACCTCGCCGTCCTGAACGCCCCACCGAACGCGGTTGTGGTCGACCTGTGTTGCGGCACCGGCGCGGTGGGCATCACGATCGCCGCGCGGCTCGACCGACCGGAGCTCTACGCGGTGGACATCGACCCTGCAGCGGTGCGCTGCGCGCGCCGCAATGTCGGCCCGCTCGGCACTGTGCTCGCGGGCGACCTGTTCGCTGCTTTGCCGGCAACCCTGCGAGGGCGGATCGACATCCTTGCCGTCAACGCACCGTACGTACCCTCGGCCGAGATCGGGCTGATGCCGAGCGAGGCGCGCGAGCACGAGGCGCGCATCGCACTCGACGGCGGGGCGGACGGGCTCGATCTGCACCGGCGGGTCGTTGGCGAAGCCGCGGAATGGCTGACGCCGGCCGGGCGACTGCTGATCGAAGTCGCGGAGGTTCAGGTCGCGGCAGCGGCGGCGATCATGGCGGGCGCGGGCCTCACATCGTCGGTCGTCCGGTCGGCGGATCTCGATGCGACTGCGGTTGTGGCAACGCGCCGGTCATGATCGGGTTCGTCTGCTCACCGCTGCTAGCGTCGACTGATACCGGCACAGCTGCGGAGGATGTCGTGCCCTTGAACCGCGATCTGGTCGGTCGCTCGTACGACGGCGGCGGCACGTTCGAGGTCTCACGCGAGCACATTCGCCGCTTTGCGGCGGCGATCGGGGACCCGCAGCCGGTGTACACGGATCCGGAGGCCGCACAGGCGCTCGGCTACCGCGACGTGATCGCCCCGCCGACCTTCCTCATCACCGTCGGCGCGAGCATCCCGGGCGGCGGCCCGATCAATGATTCCGAGCTCGGGCTCGACTACTCACTCGTGGTCCATGGCGAGCAGCGCTTCGTCCACCACCGGCCGGTGCACCCCGGCGACGTCCTCACGACCACGACGACGATCGAGTCGATCCGAGACGCTGGCACCAACGAG is a genomic window containing:
- a CDS encoding SPFH domain-containing protein, producing MSNQEPVPPVDASPVGHGGARVTISEHPALAINGWWGVLFLAVCVVLAILLAQTGAPGTAAIPVVLAGLVIGSLVIVPPGHTSVIQFFGTYIGTVRKPGFRWVLPLTNRKGISVRVRNFETNHLKVNDADGNPVEIAAIVVWQVADTAKANYAVDNYLDFIRVQAESALRHVATSHPYDNSNEGGTSLRGSTDVVAGELAQEVAQRVALAGLEIVEVRISHLAYSAEIAQAMLRRQQANAVVAARSRIVEGAVGMVRMALEELDDQGIVDLDEERKAAMVSNLMVVLCGDQPASPIVNTGTLYS
- a CDS encoding class I SAM-dependent methyltransferase, which produces MNESRWATATGGQGVEAFNARFAALAAAGADLHGEARFVASLARAGGLVLDAGCGTGRVALKLAELGFRCVGIDSDPAMLAQARETSTDVRWVLADLLDVDQLAEHFDLVVTAGNVMPLLAPGTEAEVVGLLADRLAPGGLLVAGFGLDPAHLPLAEAPFGLPDYDRWCAAAGLELVERFATWDRTPYESGGYAVSVHRRPG
- a CDS encoding putative protein N(5)-glutamine methyltransferase, which translates into the protein MADRAEIVARLRRAGCVYAEDEAALILAETSAPAEVERMVAARVAGAPLEHVLGWAQFAGRRIAVDPSVFVPRRRTELLVHLAVLNAPPNAVVVDLCCGTGAVGITIAARLDRPELYAVDIDPAAVRCARRNVGPLGTVLAGDLFAALPATLRGRIDILAVNAPYVPSAEIGLMPSEAREHEARIALDGGADGLDLHRRVVGEAAEWLTPAGRLLIEVAEVQVAAAAAIMAGAGLTSSVVRSADLDATAVVATRRS
- a CDS encoding MaoC family dehydratase N-terminal domain-containing protein, coding for MPLNRDLVGRSYDGGGTFEVSREHIRRFAAAIGDPQPVYTDPEAAQALGYRDVIAPPTFLITVGASIPGGGPINDSELGLDYSLVVHGEQRFVHHRPVHPGDVLTTTTTIESIRDAGTNELMKTRTDISTTDGELVCESHSLIVSRGTASAS